Genomic window (Kogia breviceps isolate mKogBre1 chromosome 15, mKogBre1 haplotype 1, whole genome shotgun sequence):
gcctgcctgggttcaaatcttgccACCGCTACTCACATGGCCCAGGGCAAGCCCCTCTACCTGTCAAATGGGGACAATATAGTGACTTTCTTGATCAGGTATGGAGATCCAGGCTTGACAAAACATGGACCACAGATCTATAGCAGCCAACTGGACGAAACACTGGTTGGGCCTCTAGAGCCTAAGTCTGGGGCCTGGAACTCACTGAGCAGTTGGCCCTTTCTGACCTCAGTTCCTGACTCTTCCCAAGCCAtgcgcctcagtttctttatctgtaaaactggATAATGGCCATAGCCCCTCACAGGGCCACCCAGGCCACACTCCCACCCCGATCCCCACCTCCTCAACCAGTGTCCTGGGTACTCACTCTGCTGAACGGACTTGAGGCCACGGAGGCAGGTGGCCGCCAGCAGGAAACCACAGCCAGCTGGGGGTGTCCGGAGCTCTCCTGCCAGGCTGCAGGCGGCCCCCAGGCAGAGCGGGCCCATGGCAGCGAACTGCAGTGGGTGGTGGCGGCGGCCGAGCAGCAGCGCGGACAGGGCCAGCGTAATCAGTGGCGTGGTGGTGGTGGCCAGCTGCGCCAGGTCCAGGGGCACAGCGCTCAGGCCCACGTTGCCACAGGCCATCGAGGCGCCCAAGGTGAGGCTGAGCAGCAGCACTTGGCGGCGGGTGCGACCAGGCATGGGGCGCCGTGCCCCCGGGTGGCATGCCAGAGCAGCTGCCAGCATGTGCAGCGCCGAGAGCAGCAGGGGCCGCCCGAAGCCGTGCACCGTGAAAATCCACTTGTTGAGGCTCGACATGCTGGCTCCCGCCAGCAGCCACACCAGCGCTGCCACGGTCACCCAGGCCCGGCCAGGCCTCCGTAGCGCCTGCGGGGTGTCAGGGGGCCACTGGGGGGACCCGGCCCACCAAGCACCGCCAGCCACCGCCACTGCCTCAGCTGAGGTCATCCTGCCGTCATGGCGCTCCCGCGGGCAGCGGCACATCCGTACCAGTGGGGCCGAGGCAGGAGGCCGGCTCCCCAGCGACCAGCTCTGGGCCACCAGAGAGCCTCACTGTGGATCCCGCTCAGTCTCAGGTGAGGGCACTGCTTCTTGTGCCCGGCCTGCGGCAGCCGAGGTCCAAGAGCTATGCTGTGTCCCCGACTCAGGCAGGGCAGAGCCTAGGTCGCTTCTGCTGGGATGCCAGGCTCCCTGGTGCTCAAGCCTGGCCTAGTAAGCGACGGGCACCTCTGCCCCGTGCCAGGCGAAGTCTCCACTCTTCTCCTCTCCAAGTGCCCATGCTACGCTTACATGGAATCCTCCATCCCTCTTCTCTTCAGTCCAAACCCCAGGTCCTCCAGCGTGCTCAGGCCAGGCCTGCAAGGGCGATCCGGGCTCCCACGGCCGGTGGTGCCGGTGGTCCCTGTGGTCGGGCTCGCTGCCTCGGACAGTGCCCAGACCCTGCGGCGGGCTGACGCGCCGGCCTGCGCTGCGGCCGGTGTCAGACGGCGAGCTCGACTCAGCTCGGCTCCGGCAGGGCCTCCGCGCCAGCTCCGGCTCCCAGCGGCTTAGGCTGCGGTGGGGTCTCTCGCCAGGTTCGGGAGGAGAGCGAGGCTCCGTGCTCTAGGCCCCGCCTCCGCGGCCGCCCCTCGAGCCTCACCCGGAAAATTGGGCTGAGTCCCAGGCGCCACCTCCGGTCAGGCTCCGCCCCCGAAGCCGAGAGGGATGTCTCGCCCCTCCCCCACGCCGCCCGCTCGCAGCTCCTCCTCCATCAGCCTAGCTTTACCTCCGTCAGCAGAC
Coding sequences:
- the SLC35E4 gene encoding solute carrier family 35 member E4: MCRCPRERHDGRMTSAEAVAVAGGAWWAGSPQWPPDTPQALRRPGRAWVTVAALVWLLAGASMSSLNKWIFTVHGFGRPLLLSALHMLAAALACHPGARRPMPGRTRRQVLLLSLTLGASMACGNVGLSAVPLDLAQLATTTTPLITLALSALLLGRRHHPLQFAAMGPLCLGAACSLAGELRTPPAGCGFLLAATCLRGLKSVQQSALLQEERLDAVTLLYATSLPSFCLLAGAALVLEAGVAPPPAPTDSRLWACILLSCLLSVLYNLASFSLLALTSALTVHVLGNLTVVGNLVLSRLLFGSRLSTLSYVGIALTLSGMFLYHNCEFVASWAARRGLWRRDQPGKGL